ACAAGGAGAGGGGAGATTCTCTTCTGCTGCTTTCTGTCCGATGTGGATTACTTTATTTCATGTGGCGTCCGCGAGGGGGTTCTTTGTCATGGCGGGCAGAGGAATTGAAAAAAACGGATTTTCCTGTAATCCGGCATGCTTGAGCTGATCTTTCATCAAAGAATATGTGTCGGAGCGCTATCGCTTGCTTCGAAAGCCATACAAATAGCTGAGCCGTTCCAGAATTTACATGAACGTTCTCTTTGTGCCTGCCACCGAATTTCAGACTCTCCGGCACAACACATAATCCGCTATTTCCACAAGGGTTTCTTTCGTGGGATGTGCAGGAAAAATGTCTAAACTCTCCTTGGCCTTTTGTACATGCTCAATGGCGGAATGAAGCGTATACTCTATGCCTCCGGAACGCATCACCATTTCCCGGACTTCCAGAAAGTTTTCCGGGAGAATTTCCTCCGCACAGAAGATTTCGCCGAGGCGTTTTTTAACAGACGGCTTGGCTTTTTTGATCGTATAAATGAGCGGTAAAGTAGCCTTTCCCTCCCGAATATCATTTCCTACGGGTTTGCCCAACTCCTTGACGTCTCCCGTATAGTCCAGTGTATCATCGACGAGCTGGAAGGCTATTCCCAGATGATGGCCATAGGCCCTTAAAGCTTCTTCCTCTTCGGGGGATGCACCGCCAAAGATGGCCCCTACCTGGCATGCTGCGCTGATAAGGACTGCCGTTTTACGCGTAATGACTTCCAGGTATTCCTCTTCATCCACTTCCAGGTTGTCGGAATGAACCATCTGGAGAACTTCCCCTTCGGCCATTTTTGTCGTAGCCGAGGAGAGCACTTCCAATATGCGAATATTGTTGTATCCTACGGTCATCAGGAAGGATTTTGAATAGAGGAAATCGCCCACCAGCACTACACCCGGATTTCCCCAAATGGTATTGGCTGCCGGTTGATTGCGGCGAAATTCGGCGTGATCCACAACATCGTCGTGTAGTAAGGATGCTGCGTGTATGAATTCGAAAACTACGGAAAGCGAAACATCACGATCTCCCGTATACCCGCAGAGACGGGAGGAGAGGATCATCAGCAAGGGTCTCAGTCGTTTGCCCCCGCTTCCCATAATATGGCGGGCCACAACGGATATCAGTGGGATGCTCGAATTGATATTGCGGTCGATCTCCGCCTCAATGCGGTGGAGGTCGGAACGAATCCGAGCATAAATCCGCCGTTTGATATCTTCTGAATTGGGTGAGATGAAACTGGGCAGAACAAAAGAGTCCACTATTTATGTGCCTGCTTGATCCATGGATTATACTGTGAAAGGTTGAAATCAGACTTTATTTCATGGATTCCTCCGGGAGCGCGGGGTATCTCGTCCACAGAAGGCGGCCAAAATGCTCGCGTTCCCAAGTGTCTCAGTTTCATCCGTTCAGAGTATAAACGTTTTCAATATCGTGTCTGTTATGACCGGTCCGGAATGCCTCTAAAATGAGCAATGATCCTCATAGAAAGGTCATTTAATAACGAATATTTCTCCATATGTCAAAATGTTTTAGGAGGTTGAATCCTTGACGGGGCGGATGCCCTTCCCATGCCCACTTCTTTCAACTGGATGTCACAATTTCAGCCTCCAGGTCATAATCGTGGGCAGAAGTGACCTCAGCTTGGACAATGTCTCCCCTTTGCGCCTCGCCCGCCGTGATTATCACGCTGCCGTCAACCTCCGGGGCCTGGACAGCGAGACGCCCTGTAAGGAGGAGTTCCGTTTCCGGATGAAAGCCTTCAATGAGAACTCGAAGGGTTTGCCCGATGTACTTTTGAAGACACTGTCGTGAAATTTCTCTCTGCATTTCAAGCAAAGTGTGACGTCTCTGCTCCTTCTTTTCCAACGGTACCTGATGGGCCATTTTGGCAGCACGCGTTCCAATTTCAGGAGAGAAGGCGAATACGCCCACGTGCTGGAACTTCATTCTTTCTACAAATCCAAGTAAATCGAGGAAATCCTGATCTGTTTCCCCTGGAAAACCGACGATAAAAGAAGTTCTAAGAACCATTGCGGGAATGTGCTTCCGGATGAGGTCGATCAATTTCTCCGGATTGACGAAGGAACCTTTACGCCTCATGGCATTCAAGATGCTCGGGACAGAATGCTGAAGCGGGATGTCGAGATAGGGCACTACTTTTCGGGATTGTGCCATTGTTTGAAGCAGGAGAGGCGTGACACGATCGGGATAGACATAGAGAATGCGAATCCATTCCAAATGCGGAATGTCGTCCAACTGTTCTAAAAGGGGGATGAGTTCCCCTTCATTTTGTCTGTCCATGCCAAAAGCGGTGGTGTCCTGTGCAATGAGGTTGATTTCCTTGACTCCTTCGGAGACAAGAATTGTCGCTTCCCGGACGATGTCCTGAATACTACGGCTTCGGTAAGGACCACGGAGATGTGGGATCATGCAATACGTGCAGTGATTGCTGCATCCATCGGCAATCTTGACATACGCCGAAAAAGGAAGTGTCGAACGAAGGCGAGGCGTTTGTGACGAGTGCAACCAGCGTGGTGTAGAAATCCATAGCTTCCTGGGATTTCCATTGCGAGACGCAAGGAGAATTTCTTTGAGCTTTCCGTAGTGGGAAGTACCCAGAAATATGTCAACTTCGGGTAATAGATCCAGCAGCTTCTTGCCGTAGCGCTGAACCATGCAGCCTGCCACGACAAGCTGAGTGCACATGCCGGTGGTCTTGAGGCTCGATAAATCGAGAATGGTTTCTATTGCCTCTTCCACCGCACTTTCGAGAAACCCGCACGTATTGACGACGATAAGGGAGGCTTTGGCAGGATCTGTTGCCAGTCGATATCCAAGAGCCAAAATTTGCGGGAGCATGATTTCGCTGTCGACTAGATTTTTCGCACAGCCCAGGCTGACGAGTGCCGCAAAAGATTCACCTTGATGGATTATGGGTAAATTCAATGAGATCGAGTCCATTCTGTGAAGATTGAAAAAATCATGTTGCCCAGAGGGATCCATGGGGGAAAGGGACCTCAGGCCGAAAAGAAAAAGTCGGAAAAACAGAACACTTTAAAATTTATGTAAACCGCTCTACCTCAAATAAAATTTCATTTTCTTTTTGATCGTTTATTTGAGGAAATGGAAAAGATCCGGCAAGAATGCAGATAAAGACGACACATCAAGGGTAGATTCCCCTTGGTGTGGCAGAAATCAGGCCAGATTGATCCGCGGATAGACAAAATAAAAATCCTGCCTACCCAAGATAAAAAAATTTTTTTAATCTGCAGAAAATCTGCGGACTGTGATGGTCTGATTTTATTGGATCCTCGCATTTCCAAAGGACAAACAAACTTTAAAAATATAACAGAATGCATATAGACTGAAAAGTGGCTTGAAACGATGAATCTTAAAGTTAAAATTAAAAAAATGTTCACCCTATGGTGAGAAGTAATGAATAAAGTACTTTTGGCCCGGAGGGATGCCTTTCGGATGCTTGATGCTCGCAGCGATGTGGCTCGATTGGTGGAGAAGATCTGATGTTCATGCTGGATTTCTTGAAGACTTGTTGAGGGTTTTCCGATGCAAAATTTGATTTTCGTGATTTACGTGTTTAGTATTACCTAAAATATTATTTCCTCAAAAATGCCTTAACACTTTGAAGCAACCAACCGATTTTGTTTCCCAGGGGAAAGGATGTTGATTTTTTGTTGTCCTGGAGTTTCCATATATTGGGAGGGGTTTCCCCTGCCGGTTTTGTGCAATGGTGAAAGCTTTTGTGAAAGTTAGGCTGGGGCAAAGGGGAAATTGCGTTCATCATGAAATGAGCCTGGTATTCTGGTTCGGATGTTTCCGGGGTGATAAGGCGAGACTACATGAAGAATTGTTTGACTTGGGGTGATGCCGGTCCATGAAAAGTCGAATAGGGAACGGGTATTTGTAAGGTCAAGGTTTTCATCAGGAGACAAAGAATATGGCAAAGGAAAAGGTATATCGCGGGCAGGCGGGACAAGCTGAGAAGATCGGTAAGTTGTCGCTAGGGCCTGTGATGTGCAAGGAAGGGAAGGGCGTTCGCAATTTCGCCTGTCAAAACTACGATGCGTGTTTGGACAAGGCCGCCAAGGCAATGTGGAGCGGCTTTACATGCAGGGAATGTTGCTTCTACTGTCAAAAAGAGGAAGACGGCTTATTGTAGGATATGCATGGCCTTTCCGACGGAAGTGAAAAAAAATAACCCGCATTGGCGGGTTATTTTTTTTCAGGACCGTTCTTATTCTGCCTGGCTTGCCGATTGGCCTGCCGGTTCGGATGCCGCTGCGGCGGGCTCTGCCGAAGGAACCGTTTTCTGTTGAGGTCCCTCTGTGATTTTAGATTTCTTGGGAGGCCGACCGGAATCCGTGACGAGTTCGATGATGCACATTGGTGATGCATCGCCTCGGCGAAATCCTACCTTAATGATACGAGTATAACCTCCAGGGCGACTTTGGTATCGAGGCGCAAGATCCTCAAAGAGCTTATACACGGTGCTCTTTTCCTGGATGAACGACAACGCCTGACGTTTTGAGTGAAGATCGCCCCGCTTGCCAAGGGTGATCATCCAGTCCGTCCATCTCCGCAACTCTTTGGCTTTGGGTACCGTGGTATAGATTCTCTCGTGCCGCAGCAGGGAAGTCACCATGTTTCGGAACATGGCCAATCGGTGACTTGTCACACGATTTAATTTTCTACCAGAAACTCCGTGGCGCATGGCTATTCCTGTTCCTTTCTTCGCTCTTCAATTTCCTCCCGACTGGGGAAATTTTCGAGTTTTACACCCAAGGAAAGCCCCATCTCGCTCAGGATTTCCTTGATTTCGTTTAGAGACTTACGACCGAAATTCTTCGTTTTCAACATTTCCGCTTCTGACTTTTGAACAAGTTCCCCGATATATCGAATATCAGCATTTTTCAGACAGTTGGCCGATCGAACGGAAAGCTCCAGTTCATCCACACTGCGAAAAAGATTATCGTTGAACGCTGGTTCAATACGGATTTCTTCCTCATGCGTCTCAACTTCTTCTTCAAAATTGATGAAAATCGTCAGCTGATCTTTGAGGATTTTCGCAGCGAAGGCGAGGGCATCCTCCGGTTTGATGCTGCCATCCGTCCAGATCTCCATGGTCAACTTGTCGTAGTCGGTAATCTGGCCTACACGAGCCTGCGTTACCGTATAGCTCACCTTGCGCATGGGAGAAAAAATAGCATCAATGGGAATCGTGCCAATAGGCTGGTTCTCGTCCGCATTCCGATCTGCGGGCATATAACCTTTACCTTGTTTGACAGTAAGCTCCATGCGCAGCTTGGCATCTTTGGCAAGAGTGCACACATGTTGATCAGGGTTTAACACTTCAACCTGCGCGGTGCCTTGGATGTCTTTAGATGTTACCTCTCCTTCGCCATCCTTTTCCAAAATGAGCACGACTGGACCCTCTGTCATCATCTTGAATCTCACCTCCTTGAGATTCAAGATAACATCAGTGACATCTTCCAGTACGCCGGGAATAGTGGAAAATTCGTGAAGAACACCGTCAATTTTGACGCTGGTAATGGCCGAACCTTGTAGGGAGGATAAAAGCACTCTTCTAAGGGCATTACCCAGCGTGATTCCGAAGCCCCGTTCTAAAGGCTCACAAACGAACTTCCCGTAAACATCAGGGTGCTCGTTTGTTTCAATTTCCAAGCGCTTGGGTTTGATCAGTTCGCGCCAGTTCCTTTGCATAATGTTTCCTCATCAAGAGATGTCGCCAAGGGGGCTTTCCAACTTTCCGTGAGGGAAAGGGAAAAACCGGATATGGAGTCGGCCGTTTGACAGAACTCTATATCCGGTAGGGATGGCCGTGAGGAATTCCTCACGCTATTTCGAATAGAATTCAACCACAAGCTGTTCTTGTACCGGCAAATTCATCTCTTCTCTGGTTGGAATGGTCTTGAAAATCCCCTCATACTTCGCTTTGTCAAGTTCCAGCCAGGAAGGAAGGCCACGGCGAGGGAGTGCCTCGAGAGCGTCATTGATGATTGAAATTTGACGACTGCCTTCAGCAATGGTTACGGTATCCCCCGGACGAAGAAGGTAAGAGGGAACATTGACCTTCTTTCCGTTCACCAGTACATGGTTGTGTCGGACAACCTGACGCGCTTGTGACCGAGAATCTGCAAAGCCGAATCGGTAAACCGCGTTGTCCAGGCGCCGTTCGAGAAGGATGAGGAAGTTGGTTCCTGTCACACCTTTTTGCCGGTCTGCATGTTTGAAGTAGGTTTTGAATTGTTTCTCGACAAGCCCGTACATGCGCTTGATCTTCTGCTTTTCGCGCAACTGCAAGCCATAGTCGGAAAACTTGCCACGGCTTTGCCCGTGTTGTCCGGGGGGGTAGTTGCGGCGCTCCACGGCGCATTTGTCAGAATAACAACGGTCGCCTTTCAAGTAGAGCTTCATGGTTTCTCGGCGGCAAAGCCGGCAGACTGAACCCGTATAGCGAGCCAAGGTTAAATCCTCCTCTTCTCGTTTTTAATAAACCTATCTAAAGTGTAACAACCGATGGACTCCATCAGACTCGGCGTCGCTTGGGAGGACGGCAGCCGTTGTGGGGAATGGGAGTCACATCTTTGATGACTGTGATGTTGAAGCCAGAGGCTTGAAGTGCGCGAAGCGCAGCTTCACGACCCGACCCGGGTCCCTTTACATAGACCTCCAGGTTTTGAAGGCCATGCTCCATAGCCTTTTTACCCGCAATTTCCGCTGCAACCTGAGCGGCAAAAGGGGTGCTCTTACGAGATCCCTTGAAGCCCTGACTCCCGGCACTGGACCAGGAAATTGCATTGCCGCTCATGTCCGTAATCGTGACAATCGTGTTGTTGAAGGTCGAACGGATGTGAGCGACACCATTTTGTATGTTCTTGCGCTCTTTTTTCTTGCGCGAGACGCCTTTCTCCCTTGCCATAGTTCCTCCGAATTATTTCTTGCGCTTGCCCATGACGGATCGGCGTGGTCCCTTGCGGGTACGTGCATTCGTATGAGTCCGCTGACCATGAACGGGAAGACCGCGCCGATGCCTCAGACCGCGATAGCAACCAAGGTCCATCAAGCGCTTGATGTTCATGGAAACCTCTGTACGAAGATCACCTTCGACCTTGTACTGGGAATCTATGATCTGCCGGATCGTGTTGATCTGGTTGTCATCCAAATCATCGCTTTTCGTATCCCAAGAAATGTTCGCCTGGTCGAGAATCTTTTGAGAAGTGGACCGCCCGATACCATAAATGTAAGTCAAGGCAATCTCGATTCGCTTGTTCTTGGGTAGGTCAATGCCTGCAATTCGTGCCAATGCCCGTTCCTCCCATTACCCTTGTCGTTGCTTATGCCTGGGGTTTTCACAAATAACGCGTACTGCTCCATGTCGGCGTATGATCTTACATTTGCGGCAAATACGCTTGACTGACGCTCGTACTTTCATGCCATCTTCTCCCTTCTACAAGACACTGGCAAAGAGGCGCTAGGACTTCGATCGGTAGGTGATGCGGCCCCGGTTCAGGTCATAGGGAGAGAGTTCTACCGTTACCTTGTCTCCTGGAAGTATGCGGATAAAATGCATACGCATCTTGCCGGATATATGAGCCAGAATCCGATGACCGTTCGGCAACTCCACGCGAAACATGGCATTTGGAAGGGTTTCTACAACCGTACCTTCCACTTCTATGGAATCCTCTTTAGCCATGCCTTTTTTCATCTCCTTGCAATGCGCTTTTGAGTGTTTGAAAATTTAGAATTATAGCGCCAGAAAATAATATTGTAAACAAAATTTTTAAAGGCGCGTTAAAATATCCGGACCATTGTCCGTAACAGCTACCGTATGCTCGAAGTGTGCGGATATTTTCCGATCAACGGTGACTGCTGTCCATTGGTCTTTCAATATCTCTACTTCGGGACCGCCAAGATTTATCATGGGTTCTATGGCGAAAACCATTCCAGCCCTAAGTTTAACCCCGCGGCCGGGAGGACCGTAATTAGGGATCTGCGGACTCTCATGGAGGTGCTGACCGATACCATGGCCTACGAACTCCCTCACTACCGAATATCCACGGGACTCGACATATGACTGGATGGCATGCGAAATGTCCGAAAGATGATTTCCCACCACGACCTGGCGAATGCCCTCGTAAAGGGATTGTTCGGTGACCTTGCACAGCTGCTCAGCATCCTCGCTGATTTTACCAACGGCTACAGTAATGGCGGAGTCTCCGTAGTAGCCGTCGATAACCACCCCGAAATCGATACTGATGATATCGCCCTCGTGGAGATGCCGGTGCTTGGAGGGCATCCCGTGGACCACCTCTTCGTTTATGGATGTACACAAGGAGTAAGGGTACCCCTGGTATCCCTTGAAGGCTGGTTTGGCTTTCCGCTTCTTGGCGAGTTCTTCACTGAGCACATTCAGCTCAAGCGTGGTAACTCCAGGCTGGATGTGCTCCTTGATGTGCTGCAAAACCTCGGCGACAATACAACAGGCTTTGCGGATTTTTTCTATTTCCCTTTGAGAACGAAGGGTAATCAACAGCAGAGATCCTCTAGCCCAAAATGGCCGTAATGCGTTCAAAAATTTCAGACATGCTGCCTACTCCGTCGACACGGCGCAACTTGCCTTGCTTTTCGTAATAATCAATGAGAGGCTTGGTTTGATCGTCGTATACTTTCAAGCGAGAAGAAACGGTGGCCTCGTTGTCGTCGTCCCTTTGATACAGCTCACCACCACATTTATCGCAAACGCCTTCTTTCTTTGGAGGATCGAACCGAATGTGAAAGCCCGCTCCACAGGCACGGCATGTGCGGCGACCCGTCAAGCGACCGAGCAGTTCCGAACTGGGAACCTCTACACAAACGACATGATCGATCTTCTGGGAAAGCTCTGCAAGCATGGAATCCAGAGCTTCGGCCTGGCTGACATTGCGGGGGAAACCGTCCAGCATGTATCCTTTGGCGCAATCAGGCTTCTGAATGCGTTCCTTGACAAGCCCAATGACGACGCTGTCGGGAACCAGAGCGCCCTTGTCCATATATGTTTTTGCTTCAAGACCCAAAGGCGTACCCTCTTTCAGTGCAGCCCGCAGCATGTCTCCAGTGGAAATCTGAGGGATCCCGTATTTTGCGATAAGACGTGCGGCTTGAGTTCCCTTTCCGGCTCCCGGCGGTCCTAACAAAATAATGTTCATTTTCTCTCTCCTCCCTTGTGTTGAACTGATAATCAACTTTCACCAAGCTCACTGACGACTACTACAAACCAAATGAAAACCGAGTGATAGTGATACCCCTTTACTTTCACGAACTACCTGCGGCCACGAACGCGCCCCTGCTTGAGAAATCCCTCGTAGTGTCTGGAGAGCATATGGGCTTCGATCTGTCCCAATGTATCCATAGCAACACCGATAACGATGAGAAGGGCGGTCCCGCCGAAGTAGAAGGGTACGCTGAATTTGCGGATGAGAATGGTCGGCAGAACGCAAACGGCAGAGACATAGACAGCTCCGCCAAGGGTTATTCTGCTGAGGACCTTATCGATGTAATCTGCCGTCGGTCTTCCGGGCCGGATTCCTGGAATGAAGCCGCCATACTTCTTCATGTTGTCCGCGACATCGACAGGATTGAACACAATAGCTGTGTAAAAGAAGCAGAAAAAAATGATGAACGCAACATACATGACGGTATAGAGCCAATGCCCGGGAGTCAGAGACTGCGCGACGGACTTTACCCAGGAGATCTGAATAAAATTGGCTACCGTCGCAGGAAACATGATGATGGACGATGCGAAGATGGGGGGTATGACCCCCGCGGTATTGATCTTGAGGGGAATATGGGTGTTTTGCCCTCCATAAACGCGTCTTCCCACAACCCGCTTGGCGTATTGAACAGGGATACGCCTCTGGCCGCGCTCCATGAAAATAATGGTGCCCACCACGCCAACCATGAGCACAAGGAGCAACAGCACAAAGAAAATGCTCATTTCACCCGTCCTGGTGAGGCGCATCGTATTGATCAGAGCGTTGGGAAGGCCGGCCACGATTCCAGCATAAATGATCAATGAAATACCGTTGCCTATCCCGTGTTCGGTGATCTGCTCTCCGAGCCACATGATAAAGGCCGTACCGGCGGTAAGAGTGATGACGGTCGTTACTCTGAAGCCCCAGCCGGGAAAAAGAACAACCATCTCTCCCCCCGGTCCCGTCATACCTTCCAGGCCAAAGGCTATGCCAAAGCCCTGGATGATACTGAGGACGACCGTCCCATAACGGGTGTATTGCGTGATTTTCTTGCGACCCGATTCACCCTCCTTGCTGAGACGCTCCAGTTGGGGAATCACCACCGTAAGGAGCTGAAGGATGATAGAAGCGCTGATATAGGGCATGATCCCGAGAGCGAACACAGAAAGCTGGCTAAGAGCGCCACCGGAAAACATATCGAAGAGACCGAGCAGGGTCCCCTGAGCGGCGCGGAAAAAAGCAGCCAATGCCTCGTTGTTGATGCCCGGAGTGGGAATGTGGGCGCCGATGCGGTAAACCGCAAGAAGGAGAAGGGTCATTCCAATCCGGCGTTTAAGCTCAGGAATTCGACCAATATTCTGAAAACCTGTAATCACCCTTTAATCCTTTTTTTCGGGAGGAGGGATCAGTTCTACTCGACCACCCGCGGCTTCGATCTTTTGAATGGCGGATGCACTGGCCTTGTGAACATGTACAGTGAAAGGAGACGACACATCGCCATCAGCAAGAAGCTTTACGCCTTCAAAGAATCTTCTAACGAGACCGGTTTCGAGGAATTGCTGGACTCCGATTTCGCTTCCGCTTTCGAAAATCTGGAGATCGCCGACATTCACAACGGCAAACTGCTTTCTAAAAGGGTTTTTGAATCCGCGTTTGGGAATGCGACGCTGGAGCGGCATCTGGCCACCTTCAAACCAAGGAGGTGTCCCTCCGCCGGATCGTGCGTTCTGTCCCTTGGATCCGCGAGCCGCTGTCTTGCCAAGGCCGGAACCCGACCCACGGCCCACACGCTTTCTGCTTTTTTTCGCTCCCGGAGCAGGAGCCAAATCTTCAAGTCTCATGTGAACACCTGTTGTGTAATGACAAAAGTAAGGAAAAGGCTTATCGCTCACTGACCTCGACGAGGTGAATCACCTTGCGAATGGCGCCGACTATAGTGGGAGTGCTGTAAAGCTCCACGGTCTTGTTGAGGCGGGTGAGGCCTAAAGCCTGCAAAATTTTTCGGTGTTTTTCCGGCCGGCCTATCGGGCTTCGAACCAGTTTGACTTGGATGGGTTTTGCCATATCTCGTTCCTCTGATAACCCTTGTCCATGGATCGCATAAGATCGGCCTCCCTGTTTCATTGGGGACAGGGGGCAAACCATCAAAACAGCGATCCCGAGACAGCGGGAAATATCTCTAGGCTTTTATTTCCTGTGCATCTATACCACGAACCTTGGCTACTGTCTCAAGGCTTCGAAGACACTTCAAACCTTCAAGGGTCGCCTTGACCACGTTGTGTGGATTCCGGGAGCCAATGCACTTGGTTAGAATGTTGTGAATACCTGCCGCTTCCATGATGGCGCGGACTGCGCCTCCTGCAATGACACCCGTACCGGGGGATGCCGGCTTCAGGACAACAGACGCAGCGCCGAAACATCCAAGAACCTCATGAGGAATGGTTCCACCTTCTACCAAAGGGACGTCGAACATGCCTCTCTTGGCTGATTCCATGCCCTTTCGAATGGCTTCGGGAACTTCGTTGGCTTTGCCCAGGCTGAAGCCGACCCGCCCATTGCCATCTCCAACCACCACAATGGCGCTAAAAGAAAACCGGCGTCCACCCTTGACGACCTTAGCCACCCGGCTGATGTGGACCACCTTATCAATCAATTGCAGTTGGCTCGATTCCGCAGCTATCAATTTGTTTGCCTCCATTTGTATATGATCTGGATTTATTAAAAGTCTAAGCCGGCCTGCCGAGCGGCATCAGCGAGGGCTTGAACGCGGCCGTGATAAATGAACCCGTTACGGTCGAAAACTACCTTGGAAATGCCCTTTTCTTGAGCCTTGCGCGCAATCATCTCACCTACACGCTTTGCCGCTCCGACCTTGCCTTCGGGCGATTCCATCCCTTTATATTCCGGCGATAGAGTGGAGGCTGCAACTAACGTAACCCCTTGAATGTCGTCAATAATCTGGGCATAAATGTGTTTGTCGCTGCGGAAAATCGATAACCTGGGCCGTTCCTGCGTTCCAGTGATATTTTTGCGTATACGCTTTTTACGTTTGAGGCGTGCTACCTCACTAGGATTTGTCTTCTTTGCCATCTCTGTGCTTCTCCCCATATTCCTTACTTCTTGGAACCCGTTTTGCCGGCCTTGCGATGGATATGTTCGCCAACATTGCGAACACCCTTGCCTTTATAAGGTTCGACAGGACGAAGGGCCTTGATGCGAGCAGCGGTTTGCCCAAGGAGTTCCCTGTCGATTCCCTCCAGGTGGATAATGTTCTGGCGTTCTACAGCAGCCTGAATTCCATCGGGGAGTGGAAACTGTACGGGGTGAGAGAAGCCAAGGCTGAGGTTCAAAACACCTTTTTGGGCTTCGGCCCGATAACCCGTCCCCTGGATCTCCAAAGACCGCTTGAAGCCTTCGCTGACTCCAAGAACCATGTTGTTTACCAATGCCCTGGCAAGGCCATGAAGCGACCTGGACTGGATGGTATCATCCCTGCGCTGGATCTGAATCGTCGCAGTGTCGATTTTTACATCCAAGGTTTCAGGTAACTGGCGGGCCAAAGTGCCTTTGGGACCCTTAACCGTCAAGACGAGCCCCTCAAGGGTGGCACTGACCCCCTTAGGTATGTTGATGGGCAACTTTCCCACACGTGACATGAGTGTGCTCCTTATACAACTGACTGTCCTACAATGCGCTTTCGTTTAGAAGCGGGCAGGGTGAAACTTGCTACCAAACGGAGCAAAGCAGTTCTCCACCGATGTGCTCTTTGCGGG
This region of Desulforhabdus amnigena genomic DNA includes:
- the rpsD gene encoding 30S ribosomal protein S4, whose product is MARYTGSVCRLCRRETMKLYLKGDRCYSDKCAVERRNYPPGQHGQSRGKFSDYGLQLREKQKIKRMYGLVEKQFKTYFKHADRQKGVTGTNFLILLERRLDNAVYRFGFADSRSQARQVVRHNHVLVNGKKVNVPSYLLRPGDTVTIAEGSRQISIINDALEALPRRGLPSWLELDKAKYEGIFKTIPTREEMNLPVQEQLVVEFYSK
- the rpsM gene encoding 30S ribosomal protein S13, which encodes MARIAGIDLPKNKRIEIALTYIYGIGRSTSQKILDQANISWDTKSDDLDDNQINTIRQIIDSQYKVEGDLRTEVSMNIKRLMDLGCYRGLRHRRGLPVHGQRTHTNARTRKGPRRSVMGKRKK
- the map gene encoding type I methionyl aminopeptidase, with product MITLRSQREIEKIRKACCIVAEVLQHIKEHIQPGVTTLELNVLSEELAKKRKAKPAFKGYQGYPYSLCTSINEEVVHGMPSKHRHLHEGDIISIDFGVVIDGYYGDSAITVAVGKISEDAEQLCKVTEQSLYEGIRQVVVGNHLSDISHAIQSYVESRGYSVVREFVGHGIGQHLHESPQIPNYGPPGRGVKLRAGMVFAIEPMINLGGPEVEILKDQWTAVTVDRKISAHFEHTVAVTDNGPDILTRL
- the rplQ gene encoding 50S ribosomal protein L17, with product MRHGVSGRKLNRVTSHRLAMFRNMVTSLLRHERIYTTVPKAKELRRWTDWMITLGKRGDLHSKRQALSFIQEKSTVYKLFEDLAPRYQSRPGGYTRIIKVGFRRGDASPMCIIELVTDSGRPPKKSKITEGPQQKTVPSAEPAAAASEPAGQSASQAE
- a CDS encoding DNA-directed RNA polymerase subunit alpha codes for the protein MQRNWRELIKPKRLEIETNEHPDVYGKFVCEPLERGFGITLGNALRRVLLSSLQGSAITSVKIDGVLHEFSTIPGVLEDVTDVILNLKEVRFKMMTEGPVVLILEKDGEGEVTSKDIQGTAQVEVLNPDQHVCTLAKDAKLRMELTVKQGKGYMPADRNADENQPIGTIPIDAIFSPMRKVSYTVTQARVGQITDYDKLTMEIWTDGSIKPEDALAFAAKILKDQLTIFINFEEEVETHEEEIRIEPAFNDNLFRSVDELELSVRSANCLKNADIRYIGELVQKSEAEMLKTKNFGRKSLNEIKEILSEMGLSLGVKLENFPSREEIEERRKEQE
- the infA gene encoding translation initiation factor IF-1 produces the protein MAKEDSIEVEGTVVETLPNAMFRVELPNGHRILAHISGKMRMHFIRILPGDKVTVELSPYDLNRGRITYRSKS
- the rpsK gene encoding 30S ribosomal protein S11; this encodes MAREKGVSRKKKERKNIQNGVAHIRSTFNNTIVTITDMSGNAISWSSAGSQGFKGSRKSTPFAAQVAAEIAGKKAMEHGLQNLEVYVKGPGSGREAALRALQASGFNITVIKDVTPIPHNGCRPPKRRRV
- a CDS encoding adenylate kinase, which translates into the protein MNIILLGPPGAGKGTQAARLIAKYGIPQISTGDMLRAALKEGTPLGLEAKTYMDKGALVPDSVVIGLVKERIQKPDCAKGYMLDGFPRNVSQAEALDSMLAELSQKIDHVVCVEVPSSELLGRLTGRRTCRACGAGFHIRFDPPKKEGVCDKCGGELYQRDDDNEATVSSRLKVYDDQTKPLIDYYEKQGKLRRVDGVGSMSEIFERITAILG
- the rimO gene encoding 30S ribosomal protein S12 methylthiotransferase RimO, encoding MNLPIIHQGESFAALVSLGCAKNLVDSEIMLPQILALGYRLATDPAKASLIVVNTCGFLESAVEEAIETILDLSSLKTTGMCTQLVVAGCMVQRYGKKLLDLLPEVDIFLGTSHYGKLKEILLASRNGNPRKLWISTPRWLHSSQTPRLRSTLPFSAYVKIADGCSNHCTYCMIPHLRGPYRSRSIQDIVREATILVSEGVKEINLIAQDTTAFGMDRQNEGELIPLLEQLDDIPHLEWIRILYVYPDRVTPLLLQTMAQSRKVVPYLDIPLQHSVPSILNAMRRKGSFVNPEKLIDLIRKHIPAMVLRTSFIVGFPGETDQDFLDLLGFVERMKFQHVGVFAFSPEIGTRAAKMAHQVPLEKKEQRRHTLLEMQREISRQCLQKYIGQTLRVLIEGFHPETELLLTGRLAVQAPEVDGSVIITAGEAQRGDIVQAEVTSAHDYDLEAEIVTSS
- a CDS encoding polyprenyl synthetase family protein — protein: MDSFVLPSFISPNSEDIKRRIYARIRSDLHRIEAEIDRNINSSIPLISVVARHIMGSGGKRLRPLLMILSSRLCGYTGDRDVSLSVVFEFIHAASLLHDDVVDHAEFRRNQPAANTIWGNPGVVLVGDFLYSKSFLMTVGYNNIRILEVLSSATTKMAEGEVLQMVHSDNLEVDEEEYLEVITRKTAVLISAACQVGAIFGGASPEEEEALRAYGHHLGIAFQLVDDTLDYTGDVKELGKPVGNDIREGKATLPLIYTIKKAKPSVKKRLGEIFCAEEILPENFLEVREMVMRSGGIEYTLHSAIEHVQKAKESLDIFPAHPTKETLVEIADYVLCRRV
- the rpmJ gene encoding 50S ribosomal protein L36, producing the protein MKVRASVKRICRKCKIIRRHGAVRVICENPRHKQRQG